One genomic region from Pseudoduganella lutea encodes:
- a CDS encoding sensor histidine kinase — MMACRRLRDCSLVRHWSIVDADRHDETERLAILDSYGILDTPAEQAFDDVVKLASQLLDAPIAAVNLIAKDRQWFKSEVGLGTREMPLGDSICKFALLEDQLMIVPDTREDARFACNPLVTGQPGLRFYAGQLLKTKAGIPLGTLCVLDVKPRPHGLTQQQQFVLATLAQQIMSQIELRKVVKDQALLIARQAQVQGELRESQRLALEVSRQAEAERRRTDALLEAAPVGIVIADANGAIVTMNAENRRMLGLHPDATDLGPGQPRRGWWADGSAQHGQLLAPHEWSLARALLGEETPRQVIEIAPFDAAGPRRTVLNSARPVRDETGAITGAVIAQMDITDRVDAESALRTADQKKDEFLAMLAHELRNPLAPIMSASAILSNFHFDEGVVRRTGAIIARQAAHMTSLINDLLDVSRVTRGKVELDTAELNIKDVIADAIEQVRPLVTRHQHHLDVLLAPVQVMVKGDRKRLVQVFANLLGNAAKYTPDGGRIELLLEAQARTLTISIRDNGIGMSAELIDSAFDLFSQGAQGLDRSQGGLGIGLALARSLVHLHGGAVSAKSDGAGMGCQLEVTLPRVGAAACSG, encoded by the coding sequence ATGATGGCTTGCAGGCGCTTGCGCGATTGCAGCCTGGTTCGACACTGGTCCATTGTGGACGCTGACCGGCACGACGAAACCGAGCGTCTTGCCATACTCGATTCCTACGGCATCCTCGACACGCCTGCGGAGCAGGCCTTCGACGACGTCGTCAAGCTCGCCAGCCAGCTGCTCGATGCGCCGATTGCCGCCGTCAACCTGATTGCCAAGGATCGGCAATGGTTCAAGTCGGAAGTGGGCCTCGGCACCCGCGAGATGCCGCTCGGCGATTCGATCTGCAAGTTCGCATTGCTGGAAGACCAGCTGATGATCGTGCCCGATACACGGGAAGATGCGCGGTTCGCCTGCAATCCACTGGTGACCGGACAGCCGGGCTTGCGGTTCTACGCAGGCCAGCTGTTGAAAACAAAGGCGGGTATCCCGTTGGGAACCTTGTGCGTACTTGACGTGAAACCGCGGCCGCATGGCTTGACGCAGCAGCAGCAGTTCGTGCTGGCCACGCTCGCCCAGCAGATCATGAGCCAGATCGAGTTGCGCAAGGTCGTGAAGGACCAGGCGTTGCTGATCGCCCGGCAGGCACAGGTGCAGGGTGAGCTGCGCGAGAGCCAGCGGCTTGCCCTGGAAGTGTCCCGCCAAGCCGAAGCCGAGCGCCGGCGCACCGATGCGCTGCTGGAGGCCGCGCCTGTCGGCATTGTCATCGCCGATGCCAACGGCGCAATCGTCACGATGAATGCCGAAAATCGCAGGATGCTGGGACTGCACCCCGACGCCACCGACCTCGGGCCGGGGCAACCACGGCGGGGATGGTGGGCCGATGGCTCGGCACAACACGGACAGCTGCTTGCGCCACACGAATGGTCGCTGGCGCGGGCCCTGCTCGGCGAGGAAACGCCGCGCCAGGTGATCGAGATCGCGCCATTCGATGCGGCCGGGCCCCGTCGCACCGTGCTCAATTCGGCCCGCCCGGTGCGCGACGAGACTGGCGCCATCACCGGCGCCGTCATCGCGCAGATGGATATCACGGACCGCGTCGACGCCGAGAGCGCACTGCGCACGGCGGACCAGAAGAAGGATGAGTTCCTTGCCATGCTCGCGCACGAGCTGCGCAACCCGCTCGCACCGATCATGTCGGCGTCCGCCATCCTGTCCAACTTCCACTTCGACGAAGGCGTCGTGCGGCGTACCGGTGCGATCATCGCCCGGCAGGCCGCGCATATGACCTCGCTGATCAACGACCTGCTGGACGTTTCACGAGTTACGCGCGGCAAGGTGGAATTGGACACCGCGGAACTGAACATCAAGGACGTGATCGCCGACGCCATCGAACAAGTCCGGCCACTCGTCACACGCCACCAGCATCACCTGGATGTGCTGCTTGCACCGGTGCAGGTGATGGTCAAAGGCGACCGCAAGCGCCTGGTGCAAGTGTTCGCGAACCTGCTTGGGAATGCGGCGAAATACACACCGGATGGCGGACGTATCGAACTGCTTCTCGAGGCGCAGGCCAGGACGTTGACGATCTCGATCCGGGATAACGGGATCGGGATGTCCGCGGAGCTGATCGATAGTGCGTTTGACCTGTTTTCACAGGGCGCGCAGGGGCTGGATCGTAGCCAGGGTGGGCTGGGGATCGGGCTGGCGCTGGCCAGGAGTCTTGTGCACCTGCATGGCGGGGCGGTCAGTGCGAAAAGCGACGGGGCGGGGATGGGGTGTCAGTTGGAGGTGACGTTGCCGCGGGTTGGGGCGGCAGCTTGCAGTGGCTGA
- a CDS encoding anti-sigma regulatory factor, giving the protein MSYTDVDTQHLSIRSDEDVVRLRQCVRELMIAAGFSLLEQTRMITAASELARNTLRYGGGGEAHVRRLLTGSRKGIGLAFIDQGPGIADIDLALTDGYTTGGGMGVGLSGAKRLADEFDIESAPGQGTTVQISKWKSF; this is encoded by the coding sequence TTGAGCTATACGGACGTCGATACGCAACACCTGTCAATCCGTTCCGACGAGGACGTAGTGCGCTTGCGCCAGTGCGTTCGCGAACTGATGATCGCCGCGGGTTTTTCGCTCCTTGAGCAGACCAGGATGATCACCGCCGCCAGCGAACTGGCGCGCAATACGCTGCGCTATGGCGGCGGCGGGGAAGCTCATGTACGCAGGCTCCTCACCGGTTCGCGCAAAGGAATCGGCCTCGCGTTCATCGACCAGGGACCAGGCATCGCCGATATCGATCTCGCCTTGACCGATGGCTACACCACCGGTGGCGGCATGGGCGTGGGACTGTCCGGCGCGAAGCGGCTGGCGGACGAATTCGATATCGAATCGGCCCCTGGCCAGGGAACCACAGTGCAGATCAGCAAATGGAAGTCCTTCTAG
- a CDS encoding STAS domain-containing protein → MEHIPILKMGNLLLVTIQVDMHDRLAMTLQDDLTTRIVKDHASGVLIDISALDIVDSFIGRMISNTAAMARILDARTVLVGMQPAVAITLVELGLTLHGVQTALNVEKGISLLQRNAT, encoded by the coding sequence ATGGAGCATATCCCCATCCTGAAAATGGGCAACCTGCTGCTGGTCACGATCCAGGTCGACATGCACGACCGGCTCGCGATGACACTGCAGGACGACTTGACCACGCGCATCGTCAAGGACCACGCGAGCGGGGTGCTGATCGACATCTCGGCGCTGGACATCGTCGATTCCTTCATCGGCAGGATGATCAGCAATACCGCGGCAATGGCGCGTATCCTCGATGCGCGCACGGTGCTGGTCGGCATGCAGCCCGCCGTGGCCATCACCCTCGTCGAGCTGGGCCTCACGCTGCACGGCGTGCAGACCGCGCTGAACGTTGAAAAAGGCATCTCGCTGCTGCAGCGAAACGCCACTTGA
- a CDS encoding STAS domain-containing protein, translating to MSMATTGLLAKTLNEHQATLLEVWLGGMLSRMVRRDKVAEGEIRQQATRFLPEVAATLERSQNYEFNSPAWADVRQTLAEISMGRLRQGYSSTDTAAFIFSLKEPLFELVRQTMAHEPDTITTVMTEAGTLFDRMGLFTIEEYQRGRESVIMRQQQELLELSTPVVQLWKDVLALPLIGTLDSARTQVVMENLLQKIIETGASIAIIDITGVPTVDTLVAQHLLKTVAAARLMGADCIISGIRPQIAQTIVHLGVNLEDVTTKATLADAFLVALKRVGANVTRAEQTF from the coding sequence ATGAGCATGGCAACGACAGGCCTTTTGGCCAAAACCCTCAACGAACATCAGGCAACCTTGCTGGAGGTGTGGCTGGGCGGCATGCTGTCCCGCATGGTCCGCCGGGACAAGGTGGCCGAGGGGGAGATCCGCCAGCAAGCCACGCGATTCCTGCCAGAGGTAGCGGCCACCCTGGAGCGGAGCCAGAATTATGAATTCAACTCGCCCGCATGGGCGGACGTGCGGCAGACATTGGCCGAGATTTCCATGGGGCGCTTGCGCCAGGGTTATTCATCGACCGACACGGCCGCGTTCATCTTCTCGTTGAAAGAACCGCTGTTCGAGCTGGTACGCCAGACGATGGCGCATGAGCCGGACACGATCACCACCGTGATGACGGAAGCGGGCACGCTGTTTGACCGCATGGGCCTGTTCACGATCGAAGAGTACCAGCGCGGTCGCGAAAGCGTGATCATGCGCCAGCAGCAGGAGCTGCTGGAACTGTCCACGCCAGTCGTGCAGCTGTGGAAGGACGTGCTGGCGCTGCCGCTGATCGGCACGCTGGACAGTGCCCGCACCCAGGTGGTGATGGAGAACCTGCTGCAGAAGATCATCGAGACCGGCGCATCGATTGCGATCATCGACATTACCGGCGTGCCGACAGTCGACACGCTGGTGGCGCAGCACCTGCTGAAGACGGTGGCCGCGGCGCGCCTGATGGGCGCGGACTGCATCATCAGCGGCATTCGCCCCCAGATCGCGCAGACCATCGTGCACCTGGGCGTGAACCTGGAAGACGTGACCACGAAAGCCACGCTGGCCGATGCGTTCCTGGTTGCCCTGAAACGCGTGGGCGCAAACGTGACGCGCGCCGAACAGACTTTCTGA
- a CDS encoding sensor histidine kinase: protein MLTVQLINEFDVFSARQRALQVAAICGFSSLNQVRLGTIVSDIVRSVVSSGAAGTLQFSLGGAMPSTRLGISIATGASNPLDRSALAEPLRLANDWADTIDYDQADGAIVMWRQCPASSSLTKDSFATGLAKVDASSADIRRGSSLRQDTLHQKIAGLTADNSVLTARADILERQARQFAERQWSNEVRYAAAVKADAQKGEFLAVLAHELRSPLSAANGAAELLINASHLDAAQIANIGRLIKRQVGYMSRLAEDLLDVSRFERGTIALGREVVDLGQVTESAIEQVGALIAAKVQAVRMVACADAVVVGDRTRLTQVMSNLLSNASRYSPSGSEIRIRLAIDGEHAVVEVADDGIGIDPQLIPTMFDLYVQADLTVAARDSGLGLGLALVKRLVEAHAGTVSARSDGKDAGSTFSVRLLRHRGP, encoded by the coding sequence ATGTTAACCGTTCAACTTATCAATGAATTTGATGTCTTTTCCGCACGCCAGCGCGCCTTGCAAGTCGCTGCGATCTGCGGCTTCAGTTCATTGAATCAGGTGAGGCTCGGCACCATCGTTTCCGATATCGTTCGCAGCGTGGTGTCATCCGGCGCCGCTGGTACCCTGCAATTCAGCCTGGGGGGCGCGATGCCATCGACACGCCTGGGTATCTCCATCGCCACCGGGGCCTCGAACCCTCTCGATCGCAGCGCCTTGGCCGAGCCGCTGCGCCTGGCCAACGATTGGGCCGATACGATCGATTACGACCAAGCGGACGGCGCCATCGTCATGTGGCGGCAGTGTCCTGCCAGCAGTTCGCTGACCAAGGATTCTTTCGCGACCGGGCTCGCCAAGGTCGATGCATCGTCGGCCGATATTCGCCGGGGATCCAGCCTTCGCCAGGACACCTTGCATCAAAAGATCGCCGGCCTGACGGCGGACAATTCGGTCTTGACGGCACGCGCCGATATCCTCGAACGCCAGGCGCGCCAGTTCGCAGAGCGTCAATGGAGCAACGAGGTGCGCTATGCCGCTGCCGTGAAGGCCGATGCGCAGAAGGGGGAGTTCCTCGCCGTCCTGGCCCACGAACTGAGAAGCCCGCTTTCAGCGGCAAACGGTGCCGCCGAACTGCTGATCAACGCAAGCCACCTCGACGCCGCGCAAATCGCCAACATCGGCAGGCTGATCAAGCGCCAGGTAGGGTATATGAGCCGGCTTGCGGAAGACCTGCTCGATGTGTCCCGTTTCGAACGCGGGACGATCGCGCTCGGGCGCGAAGTCGTCGACCTGGGGCAGGTGACGGAGTCCGCCATCGAGCAGGTGGGGGCGCTGATCGCCGCGAAGGTCCAGGCCGTTCGAATGGTCGCATGCGCTGACGCGGTTGTCGTCGGCGACCGCACCCGACTGACCCAGGTGATGAGCAATCTGTTGTCCAACGCCAGCCGATACTCGCCTTCCGGCAGCGAGATCCGCATCCGCCTGGCCATCGACGGGGAGCACGCGGTCGTCGAAGTCGCCGACGATGGCATTGGCATCGATCCGCAGCTGATTCCCACCATGTTCGACTTGTATGTCCAGGCTGACCTGACGGTGGCCGCTCGCGACAGTGGCCTGGGCCTTGGACTGGCACTTGTCAAACGGCTGGTCGAGGCCCATGCCGGCACGGTATCCGCGCGCAGCGATGGAAAGGATGCCGGCAGCACCTTCTCGGTGCGGCTTCTCCGTCATCGCGGACCGTAG
- a CDS encoding PEP-CTERM sorting domain-containing protein encodes MKKALLALLLTAMASVHAAPISVTFTYEGANYQFRDYPVEWMPSAKLVASFTGEDVNGDNVITADELTSLYAEGVDYLASDSPTRDYHLSFSYRNVDDYSIAVGFTAYYDPNDGQSGWAGGRDASWSPTEQTWGWGNDGGGSERWTSTNETVASVVSSVPEPTTIAMLGIGLSVIGLSRRRSKGSAR; translated from the coding sequence ATGAAGAAAGCCCTGCTTGCTTTGCTGCTGACGGCAATGGCCTCAGTGCATGCTGCGCCGATTTCCGTGACCTTCACGTATGAAGGCGCGAACTATCAGTTCAGGGACTACCCTGTAGAGTGGATGCCGTCCGCTAAGCTCGTAGCCAGTTTCACTGGCGAAGATGTAAACGGCGATAACGTCATCACCGCGGACGAGCTGACAAGCTTGTATGCCGAAGGCGTCGATTACTTGGCATCCGACAGCCCGACCAGGGACTACCATCTGAGTTTCAGCTATCGCAACGTCGACGATTATTCAATCGCTGTAGGGTTCACAGCATACTATGACCCAAATGACGGTCAGTCGGGCTGGGCGGGTGGACGCGACGCCTCTTGGAGTCCCACTGAGCAGACCTGGGGCTGGGGCAACGATGGTGGAGGCTCAGAGAGGTGGACAAGCACGAACGAAACAGTGGCCAGCGTGGTCTCCTCCGTCCCTGAGCCAACGACCATCGCCATGCTCGGGATTGGTTTGTCAGTTATCGGCCTGAGCCGTCGGCGGTCGAAAGGCTCCGCACGGTAA
- a CDS encoding PEP-CTERM sorting domain-containing protein → MAALILASSAFQAHAALITMEYTAVITQMFETESIWPYTDVPVQSNDFTGFSISVGQTVTGTFSYDTETGLGRDGNWEMGYNYYLSGAKFQQTLKFENSSKVFSFETSDNLITTAYDDPYMIRTEGWSDETYMASLRGRFNHPAADSIAEGYLPAANQWNGFADDSFVEFRQSSYLDFTTMMLRADITDIRVISAVPEPSTYLMLGAGLCMVALARRSRRAPPTAHA, encoded by the coding sequence ATGGCAGCACTGATCTTGGCATCGAGCGCTTTTCAGGCCCATGCAGCTCTTATCACGATGGAATACACCGCAGTCATTACACAAATGTTTGAGACAGAGAGTATATGGCCGTACACCGATGTGCCGGTGCAAAGTAATGACTTCACTGGGTTCAGCATTTCAGTCGGTCAAACGGTTACGGGTACGTTCTCATATGACACGGAAACCGGGCTCGGTCGGGATGGCAATTGGGAAATGGGTTACAACTATTACTTGTCTGGTGCGAAGTTTCAGCAAACGTTGAAGTTTGAAAACTCCTCCAAGGTATTTTCCTTTGAAACGAGCGACAACTTGATCACAACCGCGTATGACGACCCATACATGATTCGCACAGAAGGCTGGAGCGATGAAACCTATATGGCCAGCCTACGCGGCCGTTTCAACCATCCAGCCGCGGATAGCATTGCAGAGGGATACCTGCCAGCAGCAAATCAATGGAACGGCTTTGCCGACGATAGCTTTGTTGAGTTTCGGCAAAGTTCATACCTGGATTTCACGACCATGATGCTGAGAGCCGACATTACGGATATTCGCGTCATATCGGCGGTACCTGAGCCATCCACTTATCTGATGCTCGGAGCGGGCCTCTGCATGGTTGCGTTGGCCCGCCGTAGCCGCCGTGCGCCGCCCACCGCGCACGCCTGA
- a CDS encoding PEP-CTERM sorting domain-containing protein yields the protein MRSIFTPLLAVPAILLHSVALAETSVSVPAFALDISSYESYSQLPVSVEVPTASISILSTSQTSTVISLDSFEGALDVRAGGSHMLAYVWATMTLQAALGYQITGIEFSASTYAIRKPPTLPSNAIIDGYGGFATYAWSSAAISDVGASEPLTEQYFVSNFTTPIPVGWNLSNPAGLSNFDLTMEVWSSARSFATYYVMPDEEFGTWHKAYGTTEVYYVDPLLTVYTAALPVPEPGIWTMMGAGLLLIGATRRRYVAQAKGLSHQPGK from the coding sequence ATGCGCTCTATTTTTACGCCCCTTCTAGCGGTTCCAGCGATACTGTTGCACTCTGTAGCGCTCGCGGAAACTTCAGTTTCAGTTCCAGCATTCGCGCTCGATATATCTTCGTACGAGAGCTATAGCCAGTTACCAGTGTCAGTAGAAGTGCCAACTGCCTCGATTAGCATCCTGTCAACCAGTCAGACTTCGACAGTAATCAGTCTGGATAGTTTTGAGGGCGCGCTTGATGTGCGGGCAGGTGGTTCCCATATGTTAGCGTATGTTTGGGCTACAATGACTCTGCAGGCTGCTCTCGGATACCAAATCACGGGCATTGAATTTTCCGCCTCGACCTATGCGATCCGAAAACCGCCAACGTTACCAAGTAACGCTATCATCGATGGCTATGGCGGATTCGCAACCTATGCATGGTCTAGTGCGGCCATTTCTGATGTCGGCGCCTCGGAACCGCTGACCGAGCAGTATTTCGTCTCGAACTTTACGACCCCGATACCAGTGGGGTGGAATCTGTCGAATCCGGCTGGCTTGAGCAACTTCGATCTCACGATGGAGGTGTGGAGCAGCGCCCGAAGCTTCGCAACTTACTACGTAATGCCAGACGAGGAGTTTGGGACCTGGCATAAGGCTTATGGCACTACTGAGGTCTACTACGTCGACCCCTTGCTGACTGTATATACGGCTGCTCTGCCGGTACCCGAGCCTGGTATATGGACAATGATGGGCGCCGGCCTGCTCCTCATTGGTGCGACGCGACGCCGTTACGTTGCCCAAGCCAAAGGGCTATCCCATCAGCCTGGGAAGTGA
- the acs gene encoding acetate--CoA ligase, translating into MNAATEQQGLVETRVFNPPAAFTANAAVSGMDAYNALVAEAERDYEGFWARLARENVDWQTPFTRTLNEDNAPFYKWFEDGKLNVSYNCLDRNLQNGNADKTAIIFEADDGAVTNVTYKDLHAKVCKFANGLKSLGIKKGDRVVIYMSMSVEGVAAMQACARIGATHSVVFGGFSAKSLQERIIDAGAVAVITADEQLRGGKQLPLKAIVDEALAMGGCDTIKNVVVYKRTGGNINFKDGRDIWLSDLVDNQATECEPEWVEAEHPLFILYTSGSTGTPKGVQHATGGYLLWAALTMKWSFDIKPDDVYWCTADIGWVTGHTYITYGPTAVGATQLIFEGVPTFPHAGRFWENVQKHKVTIFYTAPTAIRSLIKASDADDKVHPKSFDLSSLRLLGTVGEPINPEAWMWYYKNVGREACPIVDTFWQTETGGHMITPLPGATPMVPGSCTLPLPGIMAAIVDESGADVPNGQGGILVVKRPWPSMIRTIWNNPERFKSGYFPEELGGKYYLAGDGAIRNKDTGYFTITGRIDDVLNVSGHRMGTMEIESALVANPLVAEAAVVGKPDDTTGESICAFVVLKQARPTGEEAKRIAAELRTWVGKEIGPIAKPKEIRFGDNLPKTRSGKIMRRLLRVLAKGESITQDVSTLENPAILDQLKETA; encoded by the coding sequence ATGAACGCAGCTACCGAACAGCAGGGCCTCGTTGAAACCCGCGTATTCAACCCGCCCGCGGCCTTTACGGCCAACGCCGCCGTATCCGGCATGGATGCCTACAACGCGCTGGTCGCCGAGGCGGAGCGCGACTACGAAGGCTTCTGGGCCCGCCTGGCACGCGAGAACGTGGACTGGCAAACGCCGTTCACCCGCACGCTGAACGAAGACAACGCGCCGTTCTACAAATGGTTCGAGGACGGCAAGCTGAACGTGAGCTACAACTGCCTGGACCGCAATCTGCAGAACGGCAATGCCGACAAGACCGCGATCATCTTCGAGGCGGACGACGGCGCCGTCACCAACGTCACGTATAAAGACCTGCACGCGAAGGTGTGCAAGTTCGCCAACGGCCTGAAGTCCCTCGGCATCAAGAAGGGCGACCGCGTGGTGATCTACATGAGCATGTCGGTGGAAGGCGTGGCCGCGATGCAGGCCTGCGCCCGCATCGGCGCCACGCACTCCGTGGTGTTCGGCGGCTTCTCGGCCAAGAGCCTGCAGGAGCGCATCATCGACGCCGGCGCCGTGGCCGTGATCACCGCCGACGAGCAACTGCGCGGCGGCAAGCAGCTGCCGCTGAAAGCCATCGTCGACGAAGCGCTGGCCATGGGCGGCTGCGACACGATCAAGAACGTGGTCGTGTACAAGCGCACTGGCGGCAACATCAATTTCAAGGATGGCCGCGACATCTGGCTGTCCGACCTGGTCGACAACCAGGCCACCGAATGCGAGCCGGAATGGGTGGAAGCAGAGCACCCGCTGTTCATCCTGTACACGAGCGGCTCCACCGGCACGCCGAAGGGCGTGCAGCACGCCACCGGCGGCTACCTGCTGTGGGCCGCGCTGACGATGAAGTGGAGCTTCGACATCAAGCCGGACGACGTGTACTGGTGCACCGCCGACATCGGCTGGGTCACCGGCCACACCTACATCACCTACGGCCCGACCGCCGTGGGCGCCACGCAGCTGATCTTCGAAGGCGTGCCGACCTTCCCGCACGCGGGCCGCTTCTGGGAAAACGTGCAGAAACACAAGGTGACGATCTTCTACACGGCCCCCACGGCGATCCGCTCGCTGATCAAGGCATCGGACGCCGACGACAAGGTGCACCCGAAGAGTTTTGATTTGTCGTCCCTGCGCCTGCTGGGCACCGTGGGCGAGCCGATCAACCCGGAAGCCTGGATGTGGTACTACAAGAACGTGGGCCGCGAAGCCTGCCCGATCGTGGACACGTTCTGGCAAACGGAAACGGGCGGCCACATGATCACCCCGCTGCCGGGTGCCACGCCGATGGTGCCGGGTTCGTGCACGCTGCCGCTGCCGGGCATCATGGCCGCCATCGTGGACGAATCCGGCGCCGACGTGCCGAACGGGCAGGGCGGCATCCTGGTGGTGAAACGCCCATGGCCTTCGATGATCCGCACGATCTGGAACAACCCGGAGCGCTTCAAGTCCGGCTACTTCCCCGAGGAGCTGGGTGGGAAGTATTACCTGGCTGGCGATGGGGCGATCCGGAACAAGGATACGGGCTACTTCACCATCACCGGGCGGATCGATGATGTGCTGAACGTTTCCGGGCACCGGATGGGGACGATGGAGATCGAATCTGCTCTCGTCGCCAATCCGCTGGTCGCTGAGGCTGCCGTGGTTGGGAAGCCGGATGATACGACCGGCGAGTCGATCTGTGCGTTTGTCGTGTTGAAGCAGGCGCGGCCTACGGGGGAGGAAGCCAAGCGGATCGCTGCCGAGCTGCGCACGTGGGTGGGCAAGGAGATTGGGCCGATTGCCAAGCCGAAGGAGATTCGGTTTGGGGACAATCTGCCGAAGACGCGGTCGGGCAAGATCATGCGGCGGTTGCTGCGGGTGCTGGCGAAGGGCGAGTCCATCACCCAAGACGTCTCTACGCTCGAGAACCCGGCGATCTTGGATCAGTTGAAGGAAACCGCTTAA
- a CDS encoding acyltransferase family protein yields MKEADDKLHWVQALRGIAVLLVVLTHTRYVLLDTDQFALADRLMMPGAMGVDLFFIISGFIMVYTTTGMTGVRSAALFGVKRVARIWPAYAVITLGWVLLRHGGSYFADAARIEQFVKSLLYMPVDPANPPFFGYAFPLGWTLAFEMYFYLAFGLCMLAGRLRWFAFAVWMFITLMLLPLDRGGPTLDVRQHLATHSPWLHLAMNPIIWEFLAGVAIGHLYLCSWFRVHSVQTAWLMTVCGIGFAAWFVFGRIGTFHGPAQWGWPLALMVTLLALASKTVVFKPPAALVWLGTVSYSMYLTHYLGQMLLLRYLPQWGVDTKTWAQVFLTVLFALPLAALAHWLLEVKLSGMVRRLLMAALDRALPARAGTAAPEAVAAAN; encoded by the coding sequence ATGAAGGAGGCGGACGACAAACTGCACTGGGTGCAGGCGCTGCGCGGCATCGCGGTGCTGCTCGTGGTGCTCACGCACACACGCTACGTCTTGCTCGACACCGACCAGTTCGCGCTTGCCGACAGGCTCATGATGCCGGGCGCCATGGGCGTGGACCTTTTCTTCATCATCAGCGGCTTCATCATGGTGTACACCACTACCGGCATGACCGGCGTGCGCAGTGCTGCGCTCTTTGGTGTAAAACGCGTGGCCCGCATCTGGCCCGCCTACGCCGTGATCACCTTAGGCTGGGTGCTGCTGAGGCACGGCGGCAGTTACTTCGCCGACGCGGCGCGCATCGAACAGTTCGTGAAGTCGCTGCTGTACATGCCGGTGGACCCGGCCAACCCGCCATTCTTCGGCTATGCCTTCCCGCTCGGCTGGACATTGGCGTTCGAGATGTATTTCTATCTCGCCTTTGGCCTGTGCATGCTGGCCGGCCGGCTGCGCTGGTTCGCGTTCGCTGTCTGGATGTTCATCACGCTGATGCTGCTGCCGCTGGACCGCGGCGGCCCCACGCTGGACGTGCGCCAGCACCTGGCAACGCATTCGCCCTGGCTGCACCTGGCGATGAACCCCATCATCTGGGAATTCCTGGCCGGCGTGGCGATCGGTCACCTGTACCTGTGCAGCTGGTTCCGCGTGCACAGCGTGCAAACGGCATGGCTGATGACGGTGTGCGGCATCGGCTTCGCCGCGTGGTTCGTATTCGGCAGGATCGGCACCTTCCACGGCCCGGCCCAATGGGGCTGGCCGCTGGCATTGATGGTGACGCTGCTCGCGCTGGCCAGCAAGACCGTGGTCTTCAAACCGCCCGCCGCGCTGGTGTGGTTGGGCACCGTGTCGTATTCGATGTATCTCACGCATTACCTGGGCCAGATGCTGCTGCTGCGCTACCTGCCGCAATGGGGCGTCGATACGAAAACCTGGGCCCAGGTCTTCCTCACCGTGCTGTTCGCGCTGCCGCTCGCCGCGCTCGCGCACTGGCTGCTGGAAGTCAAACTGAGCGGCATGGTGCGCCGCCTGCTGATGGCTGCACTGGACCGCGCGCTGCCTGCGCGGGCTGGCACCGCCGCGCCCGAAGCGGTGGCAGCGGCCAACTGA
- a CDS encoding TIGR00645 family protein — translation MTDPKYPNGRRLSPIASFIFMSRWLQLPLYLGLILAQCVYVFHFWVELKDLIGAAMGNEASLQHIIAAVTVPGGEPPTKLNETTIMLVVLGLIDVVMISNLLIMVIVGGYETFVSRMHLEDHPDQPEWLSHVNASVLKTKLATAIIGISSIHLLKTFINAQVYDAKTLMAQTLIHIAFLLSAIAIAYTDRLMTGTQNGSKNH, via the coding sequence ATGACCGATCCGAAGTACCCGAACGGACGCCGCCTTTCCCCCATTGCCTCCTTTATCTTCATGTCCCGCTGGCTGCAGCTGCCGCTGTACCTGGGCCTGATCCTTGCGCAATGCGTGTATGTATTCCACTTCTGGGTCGAACTGAAGGATCTGATCGGTGCCGCGATGGGCAACGAAGCCTCGCTGCAGCACATCATCGCCGCTGTGACGGTGCCGGGCGGCGAACCGCCAACGAAGCTGAACGAAACCACCATCATGCTGGTGGTGCTGGGCCTGATCGACGTGGTCATGATCTCGAACCTCTTGATCATGGTGATCGTGGGCGGTTATGAAACCTTCGTCTCGCGCATGCACCTCGAAGACCACCCGGACCAGCCGGAATGGCTGTCGCACGTGAACGCGTCGGTGCTCAAGACAAAGCTGGCCACGGCGATCATCGGCATCTCGTCGATCCACCTGCTGAAAACCTTCATCAACGCCCAGGTGTACGATGCCAAGACGCTGATGGCGCAAACCCTTATCCACATTGCATTCCTGCTGTCCGCCATTGCGATCGCCTACACCGACCGCTTGATGACCGGCACGCAAAACGGTTCAAAGAATCACTAA